Proteins encoded in a region of the Neoarius graeffei isolate fNeoGra1 chromosome 3, fNeoGra1.pri, whole genome shotgun sequence genome:
- the znf106b gene encoding zinc finger protein 106 has translation MRAEVQSTAVTGGGGEPPAATKKKKKKKNKKGKETKCHICLQMYGSQNPDKHMHSYLHHEALETLTGGELMHKCWACDVSVLGLEQFRIHINTHEHKNNLNSLKQRREKGFTLEYNYDELKPLWAQRDRNRHKLKLKKKKEKLKKLLERKAAKVQKASNQKSQTKDGAHWGKLGKGFVPPGSHAAKSKQSDNKSVACPINNENKPGKMDADPVLESRNDDRAQSVGLNSVCSQTKCSKSVTWSMKEDVNFTSDAVQENFSVWKENESQQSQDTSRKQDEVVLSQKRSCDSHVSDSPPAKKQYLRDVPSMKPRFTPSGCGEKVDSEHASQSAALLRAPGLVQSHTDPLSVMLKNIRKSVAEEHLTVGSSKDPDPGEGSKQHKDSKETTLSDVPNFSEKSSIKSQKPEVCQITRKSSLHQQETSLPSSSADPDQKPEPTQTRNVLPTLLSRSVSKTEANKPNLKVARGIHAPQKPSQAAESRVLKPALQKLISSKSSQWRLNWKEMYEEATHRKLQREKGMPRFGIELVTPLPPDSQGLTAEEVTHLELDEGFQWASIECDPGILPCSVDPSSKDVCRSQPAETHPTERQDQGKTVETTNRTSWPEKQKQRDVRENRSTSEMSRSSEFGIDRLENCGINDDNVSETRALGRRQNLPPPDRSTETRLEKTDHSRIEYIPVGQIKQEKQDSPNTDAVNKNPPKRQVNELLVMSLREDELCKSLEDVDSQLLRAQTVLQTAFMEVQRLQMIKQQVTDEMSSLRSKRIDILQKIKNSRPHRTSDADSPRSAVQTRRRAAGALRQHQDTALDLSSVV, from the exons ATGAGAGCCGAGGTCCAGTCCACTGCTGtgacaggaggaggaggagaacctCCAGCAGCgacgaagaagaaaaagaagaagaagaacaaaaaaggaaaagagaCGAAATGTCACATCTGTCTTCAGATGTATGGGTCTCAG AACCCGGATAAACACATGCATAGCTACTTGCACCATGAGGCGCTCGAGACACTTACAGGCGG GGAGCTGATGCACAAGTGTTGGGCGTGTGATGTGTCTGTGCTGGGCTTGGAGCAATTCAGAATACACATTAATACCCATGAGCACAAAAACAACCTGAATTCCCTGAAGCAGCGCAGAGAGAAAGGTTTTACATTGGAGTACAATTACGACGAGTTGAAACCTCTCTGGGCTCAGAGAGATCGCAACCGCCACAAGTTAAA actgaagaagaaaaaagaaaagctgAAAAAGTTGCTAGAGAGAAAGGCAGCGAAAGTCCAAAAAGCATCGAATCAGAAATCACAGACGAAAGATGGAGCACACTGGGGAAAACTGGGTAAAGGTTTCGTCCCACCTGGCTCACACGCCGCGAAATCGAAACAGAGTGACAATAAAAGTGTCGCATGTCCAATTAATaatgaaaacaaaccgggaaagatgGACGCAGATCCTGTTCTCGAGTCTAGAAATGACGACAGAGCCCAGAGTGTTGGCTTGAACAGTGTTTGTTCGCAGACAAAATGTTCCAAGTCCGTCACATGGTCCATGAAGGAAGATGTGAACTTCACAAGCGACGCTGTACAGGAAAATTTTTCTGTCTGGAAGGAAAATGAATCGCAGCAGAGCCAGGACACATCCAGAAAGCAGGATGAAGTCGTGCTTTCTCAGAAGAGATCATGCGATTCACATGTCTCTGATTCTCCACCTGCGAAGAAGCAATATTTGAGAGATGTTCCATCCATGAAGCCCAGATTCACTCCATCTGGTTGTGGtgaaaaagtggacagtgagcatGCGAGTCAGTCAGCTGCACTGCTCCGTGCTCCAGGGCTGGTCCAGAGCCACACGGATCCCTTGTCTGTAATGCTGAAGAACATCCGTAAGTCTGTGGCGGAGGAGCATCTGACTGTCGGTTCTTCAAAAGATCCTGATCCTGGCGAAGGATCAAAGCAACACAAAGACAGCAAAGAAACAACACTTTCAGACGTTCCGAATTTCTCTGAAAAGTCATCCATAAAAAGTCAAAAACCTGAAGTCTGCCAGATCACGAGAAAATCATCTCTACATCAACAGGAAACCAGCCTTCCATCATCCAGTGCTGACCCAGACCAGAAACCAGAACCCACCCAGACCAGAAACGTCCTCCCGACCCTGTTGAGCCGATCAGTCAGCAAAACGGAAGCCAACAAACCCAACCTGAAGGTGGCCCGAGGAATCCACGCACCCCAGAAACCGAGCCAGGCGGCCGAGTCGCGGGTGCTGAAGCCGGCGCTGCAGAAGCTCATCAGCTCGAAGAGCTCGCAGTGGCGCCTCAACTGGAAGGAGATGTATGAGGAAGCGACACACAGGAAGCTGCAGAGGGAGAAGGGCATGCCCAG GTTCGGGATTGAGCTCGTGACTCCGCTACCTCCTGATTCACAAGGACTCACGGCTGAAGAAGTTACGCACTTGGAGTTAGACGAAGGCTTCCAGTGGGCGTCCATCGAGTGTGACCCTGGAATTCTACCTTGCTCAGTCGATCCCTCGAGCAAAGACGTATGTAGATCCCAACCAGCCGAGACCCATCCTACTGAGAGACAAGACCAAGGAAAGACTGTGGAAACCACTAATCGCACTTCATGGCCAGAGAAACAGAAGCAAAGAGATGTCAGAGAAAATCGCAGCACCTCAGAGATGAGCAGGTCTTCTGAGTTTGGTATAGATCGTCTGGAAAACTGTGGTATTAATGATGATAATGTGTCAGAAACCAGAGCTTTAGGAAGACGACAGAACTTGCCACCACCAGACAGAAGTACAGAGACGAGGCTGGAAAAAACTGACCACAGCCGAATCGAGTACATCCCTGTTGGACAAATAAAACAGGAAAAGCAG GATTCTCCCAACACTGATGCGGTGAACAAAAATCCTCCAAAAC gccaGGTGAATGAACTGTTGGTCATGTCTCTGAGAGAGGACGAGTTGTGCAAGTCTCTGGAGGATGTGGACAGTCAACTGCTCAGGGCTCAAACGGTCCTCCAAACTGCCTTCATGGAAGTTCAGCGCCTTCAAATGATCAAACAGCAG gtAACTGATGAGATGTCGTCCCTTAGAAGTAAGCGTATAGACATCCTGCAGAAAATAAAAA ATTCCAGACCTCACCGGACATCCGATGCAGATTCTCCCAGATCTGCTGTTCAGACTCGCCGGAGAGCCGCAGGTGCCTTGAGGCAGCATCAGGACACGGCGCTGGATCTCTCTTCTGTTGTGTAG